In Blastopirellula sediminis, the following proteins share a genomic window:
- a CDS encoding DUF4112 domain-containing protein translates to MRRFVEVMENAVRIPGTRYRVGLDALLGLIPGLGDFVTATAAFVLLWEARRLGMSFSQRARMVGYVFLDMLVGVVPLVGDLFDVAYKSNTRILKMLEDHVAQHGDKTVNPAMKVRVPNFLKRSHSAKPDGQ, encoded by the coding sequence ATGCGACGATTCGTTGAAGTCATGGAGAATGCGGTTCGCATACCCGGCACGCGGTACCGCGTTGGCCTCGACGCGTTGTTGGGGCTTATTCCAGGTCTCGGCGATTTCGTCACCGCGACGGCGGCTTTTGTATTGCTATGGGAAGCGCGTCGTCTGGGGATGTCGTTCAGTCAGCGGGCGCGGATGGTTGGATACGTCTTCCTCGACATGCTCGTCGGCGTCGTTCCGTTGGTCGGCGACCTGTTTGACGTCGCCTACAAATCGAACACGCGAATATTAAAAATGCTGGAAGATCACGTCGCCCAGCATGGCGACAAGACCGTCAATCCAGCGATGAAGGTCCGCGTTCCGAACTTCTTAAAGCGGTCCCATTCCGCCAAGCCGGACGGCCAGTAG